One Haloterrigena salifodinae DNA window includes the following coding sequences:
- a CDS encoding NADH-ubiquinone oxidoreductase-F iron-sulfur binding region domain-containing protein, protein MTDTRAVERSTVLRVATDPTGDRETAYETARSTADAVPVVRTGPTGIDAVEPLVLATVDGRTAFHPDPDRSTVADVVAALEDGDLLPDEATAVVEHDPETGSLPAPERGPLSVGRRDVLGPCGWVNPLVPEDYDLVSTDRDAGDVGDAGLLGRGRGDATANENVGETWATVRETDGDPIVVVNANDADDRQHVDRTLLAAAPIAVLDGLASIAEHVGAEDAVLFVDETDAALHRHLTAAIDAADDVLPVVPQLVAGPDEYRAGAPTAALEALEGNDRIEPRRQPPSPAVHGLYGRPTAIHSVRTVLQVRRLLTDETDGASTADETGRDPGTRLFTVTGDVASPATVELGPEDALKVAREVVDLEGSFKMACVGGVLGGLTESLDVPATADALTAADLGTEGAIELLNDQRCAVATAGERARFAATENSGRCVPGREGTKQLTELLRAVYDGSLESDAIRELGRVMSRTSNCRIGARAPRPVLTAMDAFEPEFRAHTDGRCPSGTCTENL, encoded by the coding sequence ATGACTGATACGCGCGCGGTCGAGCGATCGACGGTCCTCCGGGTCGCGACCGACCCGACCGGCGACCGCGAGACCGCGTACGAGACGGCCCGTAGTACAGCCGACGCCGTTCCGGTCGTCCGGACCGGACCGACCGGAATCGATGCGGTCGAGCCGCTGGTGCTCGCCACTGTCGACGGCCGGACGGCGTTCCACCCCGATCCGGACCGATCGACGGTCGCAGACGTCGTCGCCGCCCTCGAGGACGGCGATCTCCTGCCAGACGAGGCCACCGCGGTCGTCGAACACGACCCGGAAACGGGGTCGCTTCCCGCCCCCGAGCGCGGCCCGCTGTCCGTCGGCCGCCGCGACGTCCTCGGCCCGTGCGGGTGGGTGAATCCGCTGGTCCCCGAGGACTACGACCTCGTCTCGACCGACCGGGACGCGGGGGACGTCGGCGACGCCGGACTGCTCGGCCGCGGTCGCGGAGACGCGACCGCGAACGAGAACGTCGGCGAGACGTGGGCGACGGTCCGCGAAACCGACGGCGATCCGATCGTCGTCGTCAACGCCAACGACGCCGACGACCGCCAGCACGTCGACCGGACGCTGCTCGCGGCCGCGCCGATCGCCGTCCTCGACGGACTCGCGTCGATCGCCGAACACGTCGGCGCCGAGGACGCGGTGCTGTTCGTCGACGAGACCGACGCCGCCCTCCACCGCCACCTGACGGCCGCCATCGACGCTGCTGACGACGTGCTTCCCGTCGTCCCGCAACTGGTCGCCGGACCCGACGAGTACCGCGCCGGCGCGCCGACCGCGGCGCTCGAGGCCCTCGAGGGCAACGACCGAATCGAACCGCGGCGACAGCCGCCGTCGCCGGCGGTCCACGGGTTATACGGCCGCCCGACGGCGATCCACTCCGTCCGGACGGTGCTGCAGGTGCGGCGACTGCTGACGGACGAGACGGACGGCGCGTCCACCGCCGACGAGACCGGCCGCGACCCCGGGACCCGCCTGTTCACCGTCACCGGCGACGTGGCGTCGCCGGCGACCGTCGAACTCGGGCCCGAGGACGCCCTCAAGGTGGCCCGCGAGGTCGTCGACCTCGAGGGCTCGTTCAAGATGGCCTGCGTCGGCGGCGTCCTCGGTGGACTCACCGAGTCGCTGGACGTGCCCGCGACGGCCGACGCGCTGACCGCGGCCGACCTCGGGACGGAGGGCGCGATCGAACTGCTGAACGACCAGCGGTGTGCGGTCGCGACCGCCGGCGAGCGGGCGCGGTTCGCCGCCACCGAGAACAGCGGCCGGTGCGTCCCCGGCCGCGAGGGAACGAAACAGCTGACGGAACTCCTGCGGGCCGTCTACGACGGCTCGCTCGAGAGCGACGCGATCCGCGAGCTCGGACGCGTCATGTCGCGTACGAGCAACTGCCGGATCGGCGCCCGCGCGCCGCGGCCGGTGCTCACGGCGATGGACGCGTTCGAACCGGAGTTCCGCGCGCACACCGACGGCCGCTGTCCCAGCGGCACCTGTACCGAGAACCTATGA
- a CDS encoding L-lactate MFS transporter, whose translation MSGADTEKNRWVIALSAVAIHLSIGSIYAYSVYQNPLQELHGWSISDVTFAFTVAIFVLGISAAFLGKYVEKYGPRLSGLTAAVLFGGGTILAGVAIQAGSYVGFLATYGVLGGAGLGLGYISPVSTLVEWFPDRRGMATGMAVMGFGAGALITGPVAQELMTSLSIPMNFYVLGTGYFLAMALGANYLAKPPANWVPEGMDPDELEDTNSKGVTVSSDLAQLTANEAIKTKRFWLVWTALFINISAGIMLLSVASNMTQEITGASAALAASIVGVIGVFNGAGRIGWASVSDYLGRTTTYATFFAVQIVAFALMPNISNVWVFAAFMFAIVTCYGGGFACLPAYLGDLFGTKELGAIHGYSLTAWALAGVAGPTLVSKIVEQTGSYSLSFYIVAATLLVGLGCMALLRFDIESIKAERKEGSAAQPSMD comes from the coding sequence ATGTCAGGGGCAGACACAGAGAAGAATCGATGGGTGATCGCGCTCTCCGCCGTCGCGATCCACCTGTCGATCGGTTCGATATACGCGTACAGTGTCTATCAGAATCCACTCCAGGAACTCCACGGGTGGAGCATCTCCGACGTTACCTTCGCCTTTACCGTCGCCATCTTCGTCCTCGGTATCTCGGCGGCGTTCCTCGGCAAATACGTCGAGAAGTACGGTCCGCGGCTATCCGGACTCACCGCGGCGGTGTTGTTCGGCGGGGGGACGATCCTCGCCGGCGTCGCGATTCAGGCCGGGAGTTACGTCGGCTTCCTCGCGACCTACGGCGTCCTCGGCGGTGCCGGACTCGGTCTCGGCTACATTTCCCCCGTCTCGACGCTCGTCGAGTGGTTCCCGGATCGCCGCGGCATGGCCACCGGGATGGCGGTCATGGGCTTCGGTGCCGGTGCGCTCATCACCGGCCCGGTCGCACAGGAGCTGATGACGTCCCTTTCCATCCCGATGAACTTCTACGTCCTCGGGACGGGCTACTTCCTCGCGATGGCCCTCGGTGCGAACTACCTCGCTAAACCTCCCGCTAACTGGGTTCCCGAGGGGATGGATCCCGACGAACTCGAGGACACCAACAGCAAGGGCGTCACCGTCTCGAGCGACCTGGCACAGCTCACGGCCAACGAAGCGATCAAGACCAAGCGTTTCTGGCTCGTCTGGACGGCGCTGTTCATCAATATCTCCGCCGGGATCATGCTCCTGTCGGTCGCCTCGAACATGACCCAGGAGATCACCGGCGCGTCGGCCGCGCTGGCCGCCTCCATCGTCGGCGTCATCGGCGTGTTCAACGGTGCCGGCCGCATCGGCTGGGCGAGCGTCTCGGACTACCTCGGGCGGACGACGACCTACGCGACGTTCTTCGCCGTTCAGATCGTGGCGTTCGCGCTGATGCCGAACATCTCCAACGTCTGGGTCTTTGCCGCGTTCATGTTCGCCATCGTCACCTGCTACGGCGGCGGCTTCGCCTGCCTCCCCGCGTATCTAGGCGACCTGTTCGGAACGAAGGAACTCGGCGCGATTCACGGCTACTCGCTCACCGCGTGGGCGCTCGCCGGCGTCGCCGGACCGACGCTCGTCTCCAAGATCGTCGAGCAGACCGGGAGCTACTCGCTGTCGTTCTATATCGTCGCCGCCACGCTCCTCGTCGGCCTCGGCTGCATGGCGCTCCTGCGCTTCGACATCGAGAGCATCAAAGCGGAACGAAAGGAGGGGAGCGCCGCACAGCCGTCGATGGACTGA